In Candidatus Polarisedimenticolaceae bacterium, a single window of DNA contains:
- a CDS encoding DUF6600 domain-containing protein, translating into MKTARSIALMLAAILVTFAAPTPTKADVDVSFGFFYSNLEPHGRWLVSAQYGRVWQPEVYTRGWNPYYDGHWECSDVGWVWVSDYSWGAVPYHYGTWVLDPGHGWVWIPGYTWAPSWVVFRTGPDYIGWAPVPPTFSIGASFNVGDDPNLFVFVGAGDFLTPRVRTRVVPIETTRTVIRNTTIVNNITIDNDVVVNRGPDVRAVERATGRKVDVRSIEQVSRVAPAARFSRADLRVREKGERALRAAQPVPKDEPIPDVKRGGKQDRRRDEKAQAPSPSRQSATRDEARIESSRGRRTTELDAQRNNRMEQRGGADREAMARQQQQAQERMKAEQRAETQKQERAKAQERAQQQTQRKAEVQKQERAQARQEAETKAKAREEKKKKRKGDSEPQDEKQGEKKDGKGR; encoded by the coding sequence ATGAAGACCGCCCGATCGATCGCCTTGATGCTCGCCGCGATCCTCGTCACGTTCGCGGCCCCGACGCCGACGAAGGCGGACGTGGACGTCTCGTTCGGCTTCTTCTACTCGAACCTCGAGCCGCACGGCCGATGGCTCGTCTCGGCGCAATACGGCCGGGTCTGGCAGCCCGAGGTCTACACGCGCGGCTGGAACCCGTACTACGACGGCCACTGGGAGTGCAGTGACGTCGGCTGGGTGTGGGTCTCCGACTACTCGTGGGGCGCCGTCCCCTATCACTACGGCACCTGGGTCCTCGACCCCGGCCACGGCTGGGTGTGGATCCCGGGCTACACCTGGGCGCCCTCGTGGGTCGTGTTCCGCACCGGACCCGACTACATCGGCTGGGCTCCCGTCCCGCCGACGTTCTCGATCGGCGCGTCGTTCAACGTCGGAGACGACCCGAACCTGTTCGTCTTCGTCGGCGCGGGCGACTTCCTGACGCCTCGCGTGCGCACGCGCGTGGTCCCGATCGAGACCACCCGCACCGTCATCCGCAACACCACGATCGTCAACAACATCACGATCGACAACGACGTCGTCGTGAACCGCGGTCCGGACGTGCGAGCCGTCGAACGCGCGACCGGAAGGAAGGTCGACGTCCGCTCGATCGAGCAGGTGAGCCGGGTCGCCCCGGCCGCACGGTTCAGCCGCGCCGACCTCCGGGTCCGCGAGAAAGGCGAACGCGCCCTTCGCGCGGCGCAACCCGTGCCGAAGGACGAGCCGATTCCGGACGTCAAGCGGGGCGGCAAGCAGGACCGTCGCCGGGACGAAAAGGCGCAGGCGCCGTCGCCGTCCCGACAATCCGCCACGCGAGACGAGGCCCGCATCGAGAGCTCCCGCGGGCGCAGGACGACCGAGCTGGACGCCCAGCGCAACAACCGGATGGAACAACGCGGCGGCGCCGACCGTGAGGCGATGGCGCGGCAGCAGCAGCAGGCGCAGGAGCGCATGAAGGCCGAGCAGCGGGCCGAGACGCAGAAGCAGGAGCGCGCGAAGGCGCAGGAACGGGCTCAGCAACAGACCCAGCGCAAGGCCGAAGTCCAGAAGCAGGAGCGTGCGCAGGCCCGGCAGGAGGCCGAGACGAAAGCCAAGGCCCGCGAAGAAAAGAAGAAGAAAAGGAAGGGTGACAGCGAGCCGCAGGACGAGAAGCAAGGCGAGAAGAAGGATGGGAAGGGACGCTAG
- a CDS encoding carboxypeptidase-like regulatory domain-containing protein has protein sequence MTFVPVLAFALVLAQTAPAPAPAGAQLHGTAFLARNAPAVGAVVVLDPVDPAGLVRMTTIDTRGSYRFDGIANGVYRLSFRRDGLRTVVREGLELKGPFRTVLEVTMEPGDDAVPAPVAGPDASGGPFRLEGRIVTRQGGSAGEVRIRLTREDGAGDPKTTVTAPDGTFSIDGVAAGRWRATVAGAGFLPIRAALMVSRDRRVEASLVPQPASFEAAPEDLMPVEEPIPPRR, from the coding sequence GTGACGTTCGTCCCCGTCCTGGCCTTCGCACTGGTGCTCGCCCAGACCGCTCCGGCCCCCGCTCCGGCGGGGGCGCAGCTTCACGGCACCGCGTTTCTCGCCCGCAACGCGCCCGCGGTGGGGGCGGTCGTCGTGCTCGACCCGGTCGATCCCGCCGGGCTCGTCCGGATGACGACCATCGACACCCGGGGCTCGTACCGCTTCGACGGGATCGCGAACGGCGTCTACCGCCTGAGCTTCCGTAGGGACGGCCTCAGGACGGTGGTCCGGGAGGGGCTCGAGCTCAAGGGGCCCTTCCGGACCGTCCTCGAGGTCACGATGGAGCCCGGGGACGACGCCGTCCCCGCGCCCGTCGCCGGTCCCGACGCGTCGGGAGGTCCGTTCCGGCTCGAGGGGCGGATCGTCACGCGCCAGGGCGGGTCGGCGGGGGAAGTCCGCATTCGGCTCACGCGCGAGGACGGGGCGGGGGACCCCAAGACGACGGTCACGGCACCCGACGGGACGTTCTCCATCGACGGCGTCGCGGCGGGGCGCTGGCGCGCGACGGTCGCCGGAGCGGGGTTCCTTCCCATCCGCGCGGCGTTGATGGTGTCGCGCGACCGCCGCGTGGAGGCGTCGCTCGTCCCGCAGCCCGCGAGCTTCGAGGCGGCCCCGGAAGACCTGATGCCGGTGGAGGAGCCGATCCCGCCGCGGCGTTGA
- a CDS encoding M48 family metallopeptidase encodes MAIEWDDVRYRGDAADVKEMFETYRVEDYLDAFEENVRQHDLGLREQLLTNGIRLTQPLSPRIFALIESVSARLEIEAKAEVFCVPSGDVNAFAAIDVRKGGTNYLVGVTSAALERLTDPELASILGHEMGHFLFGNNRLQGLISTDRNNPSATVLPALGESLFLRWRKKAEISADRAGLLACGDFEASARALLKATFGLSERNLNLDITALLAQVDEVKGHPELMEATFASHPLLPIRLKALELFSRSEKAARNGFASGRPGRRLSDDALEDAVDELVLLTRRYPYEDLHKAVMQVVALGGALLLSADGDVSDEEVKILVQILHRWFTDEPEAEIVTDRKKILELLPAAAAKVKKDGDEGDKMFVLTRLAEVALADGALVESESAVVHEVAERIGVPAKSASSVLIAAAQAVGFRSDVKLNRLSERLRRSLQTGFRGATRS; translated from the coding sequence ATGGCGATCGAGTGGGACGACGTCCGCTACCGGGGCGACGCCGCCGACGTGAAGGAGATGTTCGAGACGTATCGCGTCGAGGATTATCTCGACGCGTTCGAGGAGAACGTCCGGCAACACGACCTCGGCCTGCGCGAGCAGCTCCTCACGAACGGGATCCGGCTGACGCAGCCGCTGTCGCCGAGGATCTTCGCGCTGATCGAGAGCGTGAGCGCCCGGCTCGAGATCGAGGCGAAGGCGGAGGTCTTCTGCGTTCCCAGCGGCGACGTCAACGCCTTCGCCGCGATCGACGTGCGCAAGGGCGGGACGAACTACCTCGTCGGCGTCACCTCGGCGGCGCTCGAGCGACTGACCGATCCCGAGCTCGCGTCGATCCTCGGCCACGAGATGGGGCATTTCCTCTTCGGGAACAACCGGCTCCAGGGGCTGATCTCCACCGACCGCAACAACCCGTCGGCGACGGTGCTCCCGGCGCTGGGCGAGAGCCTGTTCCTGCGCTGGCGCAAGAAGGCGGAGATCAGCGCCGATCGCGCCGGCCTTCTCGCCTGCGGGGACTTCGAGGCGTCGGCGAGGGCGCTCCTCAAGGCGACCTTCGGCCTCTCCGAGCGCAACCTGAACCTCGACATCACGGCGCTGCTGGCCCAGGTCGACGAGGTGAAGGGGCATCCGGAGCTCATGGAGGCGACGTTCGCCAGCCACCCGCTCCTCCCGATCCGTCTCAAGGCGCTCGAGCTGTTCTCGCGCTCGGAGAAGGCGGCGCGCAACGGGTTCGCCTCCGGGCGCCCGGGGCGCAGGCTCTCCGACGACGCCCTCGAGGACGCGGTCGACGAGCTCGTGCTCCTGACGCGGCGGTATCCGTACGAGGACCTGCACAAGGCGGTGATGCAGGTCGTCGCGCTCGGCGGGGCGCTCCTGCTCAGCGCCGACGGCGACGTCTCGGACGAGGAGGTCAAGATCCTCGTCCAGATCCTCCACCGCTGGTTCACCGACGAGCCCGAGGCGGAGATCGTCACCGACCGGAAGAAGATCCTCGAGTTGCTCCCGGCGGCGGCGGCGAAGGTGAAGAAGGACGGGGACGAAGGGGACAAGATGTTCGTGCTCACGCGGCTCGCCGAGGTCGCCCTCGCCGACGGCGCGCTCGTGGAGAGCGAGAGCGCGGTCGTGCACGAGGTGGCGGAGCGGATCGGCGTCCCGGCGAAGAGCGCCTCGTCGGTGCTCATCGCCGCCGCGCAGGCGGTGGGCTTCCGTTCGGACGTGAAGCTGAACCGGCTCTCGGAGCGGCTGCGGCGTTCGCTGCAGACGGGGTTTCGCGGCGCGACGCGCAGCTAG
- a CDS encoding VWA domain-containing protein produces MRRAIALLAVAALVGSLPALAQPKPTRRGFSIAITEPRNDEFVLGKAKIAAEVKIESPDDLDRVEFAVGDKVVFVDRAAPFEFVFDFGPETRSYVIRATAWHREGLSVSDTIVTRKVVGLQIEEVNRVLLWATAETKGKQPIAGLKREQFRVLEDGEEQTILDFYPEDRPITLALLLDSSGSIRDALDDVHEGALGFIDQLKDDDRALVIDFDDKVFLIQDLTSDKAALKDAASSTEAIGDTAIYDALHAAFRKLRGIDGRKAIVLLTDGDDTSSQFPFHRVLEEAKTQDVLIYAIGLGPSVRKGALKEFCDATGGRAFFADKAKELAAAYKAIADELRAQYYISYQSSLKEYDGRWVKIEVRSTVPDVEVRAKRGYFAVRTGETVKQAQDAKKSKK; encoded by the coding sequence ATGAGGCGCGCGATCGCGCTGCTCGCGGTCGCCGCCCTCGTCGGCTCGCTCCCCGCGCTCGCCCAGCCGAAACCCACGCGTCGCGGTTTCTCGATCGCGATCACCGAGCCCCGGAACGACGAATTCGTCCTCGGGAAGGCCAAGATCGCCGCCGAGGTGAAGATCGAGTCCCCCGACGACCTCGACCGCGTCGAGTTCGCGGTCGGCGACAAGGTCGTCTTCGTGGACCGCGCCGCGCCGTTCGAGTTCGTCTTCGACTTCGGCCCCGAGACCCGCTCGTACGTGATCCGCGCGACGGCGTGGCACAGGGAAGGGCTCTCCGTCTCCGACACGATCGTCACCCGGAAGGTCGTCGGGCTCCAGATCGAGGAGGTGAACCGCGTCCTGCTCTGGGCGACGGCCGAGACGAAGGGGAAGCAGCCGATCGCGGGGCTGAAGCGGGAGCAGTTCCGGGTGCTCGAGGACGGCGAGGAGCAGACGATCCTCGACTTCTACCCGGAGGACCGCCCGATCACGCTGGCCCTGCTGCTCGACAGCTCCGGCTCCATCCGGGACGCGCTCGACGACGTCCACGAGGGGGCGCTCGGCTTCATCGACCAGCTCAAGGACGACGACCGGGCCCTCGTCATCGATTTCGACGACAAGGTCTTCCTGATCCAGGATCTCACCTCCGACAAGGCCGCGCTGAAGGACGCGGCCTCGAGCACCGAGGCGATCGGCGACACCGCGATCTACGACGCGCTGCACGCCGCGTTCCGGAAGCTGCGCGGCATCGACGGGCGCAAGGCGATCGTGCTGCTCACCGACGGCGACGACACGAGCAGCCAGTTCCCCTTCCACCGCGTCCTCGAGGAAGCCAAGACCCAGGACGTCCTCATCTACGCGATCGGCCTGGGCCCGTCGGTCCGCAAGGGGGCGCTCAAGGAGTTCTGCGACGCGACGGGCGGCCGCGCCTTCTTCGCGGACAAGGCCAAAGAGCTCGCCGCCGCCTACAAGGCGATCGCCGACGAGCTCCGCGCGCAGTACTACATCAGCTATCAGTCCTCGCTGAAGGAGTACGACGGCCGCTGGGTCAAGATCGAGGTCCGTTCGACCGTCCCCGACGTCGAGGTGCGCGCGAAACGCGGGTATTTCGCGGTCCGGACGGGGGAGACGGTGAAGCAGGCGCAGGACGCGAAGAAGTCGAAGAAGTGA
- a CDS encoding tetratricopeptide repeat protein — translation MRRILPLAVLLVFLSPHVRAGKAVEVRAESFRRLSEGAALVNRGEYGKAVEILRGVTNTALNSYRAWYFLGLALLGDRRPTAAVDALRVALELDPSQLQAHVAFGDAYLQIGDLGEAEAAYHRALKLRPDFPAAYEGLGRLAEARADEAAAVDFYEKAIASNRGYPEAYVSLGDLYLRRGRLEEAVKLLAEGVTVRPDYVPGLNRLALAYARLGLQNEAVATVRRAIELQPWNPDPRAVLGRILLDLGLAGDAAKAFGEALARDPAHPPAREGNAELRRREGDYAGALAELDAILADERTDTSTRVRVEETRAATVAERDRVAAITARLEAGTATAVDFREAATLEASRGRFAEAAELESRAGTQGPDTERLAWYRLRAGRYQEAHELYAVLARSSQDPVAEVNDGVALALLGNDAAAIEAFRRAIVLPGAPDRAWAYLGNALYRSGRREEAVDAYVRYIESGASGETAERVRRVLARIAPSRAPQAPPPPPFVVRPQPAEEGRP, via the coding sequence GTGCGACGGATCCTCCCCCTTGCCGTCCTCCTCGTGTTCCTGTCCCCGCACGTCCGGGCGGGCAAGGCCGTGGAGGTCCGCGCGGAATCGTTCCGCCGCCTGAGCGAAGGCGCCGCGCTCGTGAACCGCGGCGAATACGGGAAGGCGGTCGAGATCCTCCGCGGGGTGACGAACACGGCCCTCAACTCCTACCGCGCGTGGTACTTCCTCGGCCTGGCGCTCCTCGGCGACCGGCGCCCCACCGCGGCGGTCGACGCCCTGCGCGTCGCCTTAGAGCTCGACCCCAGCCAGCTCCAGGCGCACGTGGCGTTCGGCGATGCCTACCTCCAGATCGGCGATCTCGGCGAAGCCGAGGCCGCCTACCACCGTGCCCTCAAGCTCCGCCCCGACTTCCCCGCCGCCTACGAAGGGCTCGGCCGGCTCGCCGAGGCCCGCGCGGACGAGGCCGCCGCCGTCGATTTCTACGAAAAGGCGATCGCCTCCAACCGCGGGTATCCCGAGGCCTACGTGAGCCTGGGCGACCTCTACCTGCGCCGGGGCCGTCTCGAGGAAGCGGTCAAGCTGCTTGCCGAAGGGGTGACCGTCCGCCCCGACTACGTCCCCGGCCTGAACCGGCTCGCGTTGGCCTACGCCCGGCTCGGCTTGCAGAACGAAGCGGTCGCCACCGTGAGGCGAGCCATCGAGCTGCAGCCCTGGAATCCCGACCCCCGCGCGGTCCTCGGCAGGATCCTCCTCGACCTCGGCCTTGCGGGGGACGCCGCGAAGGCGTTCGGCGAGGCACTCGCGCGCGACCCCGCCCATCCCCCCGCACGGGAGGGGAACGCGGAGCTGCGCCGCCGCGAGGGGGACTACGCCGGAGCGCTCGCCGAGCTCGACGCGATCCTCGCCGACGAACGGACCGACACCAGCACGAGAGTCCGCGTGGAAGAGACGCGGGCCGCGACCGTCGCCGAGCGCGACCGGGTCGCCGCGATCACCGCGAGGCTCGAGGCGGGAACCGCCACCGCCGTCGACTTCCGCGAAGCGGCGACCCTCGAGGCGTCGCGCGGGCGTTTCGCCGAGGCGGCCGAACTCGAGTCCCGCGCGGGCACGCAAGGCCCCGACACGGAGCGCCTCGCCTGGTACCGCCTCCGCGCCGGACGTTACCAGGAGGCTCACGAGCTCTACGCGGTGCTCGCGCGGTCGTCCCAGGACCCCGTGGCCGAGGTCAACGACGGCGTCGCACTCGCGTTGCTCGGCAACGACGCCGCGGCGATCGAGGCCTTCCGCCGGGCGATCGTGCTGCCGGGGGCGCCGGACCGGGCGTGGGCCTACCTCGGCAACGCCCTCTACCGCTCCGGCCGACGCGAGGAAGCGGTCGACGCCTACGTCCGCTACATCGAATCGGGGGCTTCGGGGGAAACGGCCGAGCGCGTGCGCCGCGTGCTCGCCCGGATCGCCCCCTCGCGCGCCCCGCAGGCCCCGCCGCCGCCGCCCTTCGTCGTGCGCCCCCAGCCCGCCGAGGAGGGCCGCCCATGA
- a CDS encoding ABC transporter ATP-binding protein: protein MDQTTTSTATAATATNAGDVIRMRGITKVYDTGAIRVEALRGVDLDVGAGEFVAIVGPSGSGKSTLMNLIGCLDTPSGGSYNLRGREVGGLTKDELAAVRNQHVGFVFQAFNLLPQITAYENVELPLLFGGVPKGERRTRVKELLERVGLGQRMEHRPTELSGGQMQRVAIARALAMNPSILLADEPTGNLDTSSGGDIMGIFEDLWKQGRTVIVITHDPALARRASRVLEIRDGRAV from the coding sequence ATGGACCAGACGACGACCTCGACCGCCACCGCCGCGACGGCCACGAATGCCGGCGACGTGATCCGCATGCGCGGCATCACGAAGGTCTACGACACCGGGGCGATCCGGGTGGAGGCGCTGCGCGGGGTCGATCTCGACGTGGGCGCCGGGGAGTTCGTGGCGATCGTCGGCCCCTCGGGGTCCGGGAAATCCACCCTCATGAACCTGATCGGCTGCCTGGACACCCCGTCGGGCGGCAGCTACAACCTGCGCGGCCGCGAGGTGGGCGGTCTGACCAAGGACGAGCTCGCCGCCGTCCGCAACCAGCACGTCGGCTTCGTCTTCCAGGCGTTCAACCTGCTGCCGCAGATCACCGCCTACGAGAACGTCGAGCTGCCGCTGCTGTTCGGTGGGGTTCCGAAGGGCGAGCGGCGCACGCGCGTGAAGGAGCTGCTCGAGCGGGTCGGCCTCGGTCAGCGCATGGAGCACCGCCCCACCGAACTGTCCGGAGGTCAGATGCAGCGCGTGGCGATCGCACGCGCCCTCGCGATGAACCCCTCGATCCTCCTCGCCGACGAGCCCACGGGGAACCTCGACACCTCGTCGGGAGGGGACATCATGGGGATCTTCGAGGACCTGTGGAAGCAGGGGCGAACGGTGATCGTCATCACGCACGACCCCGCGCTCGCCCGACGCGCCAGCCGTGTCCTCGAGATCCGCGACGGCCGGGCGGTATAA
- a CDS encoding ABC transporter permease, which yields MSSSSVVLQLFWTSSRIQRKRAYLTIAAIAWGTVALLLLLAFGEGLRKQMSTNMAGMGSGIGVFWPGETTKGWQGLPPGRPIRPRIDDVAMLRERMPELDGIVGEMRSWQTSLTWGRTTINARVTGTTREYGDLRNHIARQGGRFINDLDDEHRRRVIFLGNELAEQLFAKEEPVGNVVLVNNVPYTVIGVMQKKMQMGTYGGPDASNAVIPIQTFRAQFGRDRLANVVIRPRDPDQMKAAITRVRELLSPRYGFDPADEPALGCWDTVESGRITRNVLLGIQIFLGIIGGLTLTIGGVGVANIMYATVKERTREIGVKMALGARPAWITAPLLLEGLAYTLTGGLLGLVGATFLVAILGMIPTDGNEALQFLGKPTLSLSVGLASAGILGAVGLLAAYFPARRAASVDPAQTLRYE from the coding sequence ATGAGCTCCTCCTCGGTCGTCCTCCAGCTGTTCTGGACCTCGTCGCGCATCCAGCGCAAGCGCGCCTACCTCACGATCGCCGCGATCGCGTGGGGCACCGTGGCCCTCCTGCTGCTGCTCGCCTTCGGCGAGGGACTGCGGAAACAGATGTCGACCAACATGGCGGGGATGGGGTCGGGAATCGGGGTCTTCTGGCCCGGCGAGACGACGAAGGGGTGGCAGGGGCTTCCTCCGGGGCGGCCCATCCGGCCGCGGATCGACGACGTCGCGATGCTGCGCGAGCGCATGCCCGAGCTCGACGGGATCGTAGGCGAAATGCGCAGCTGGCAGACGAGCCTGACGTGGGGGCGCACGACGATCAACGCGCGCGTCACCGGGACCACGCGCGAGTATGGCGACCTGCGCAATCACATCGCCCGCCAGGGGGGACGCTTCATCAACGACCTCGACGACGAGCATCGCCGCCGCGTGATCTTCCTCGGAAACGAGCTCGCCGAGCAGCTCTTCGCCAAGGAGGAGCCGGTCGGGAACGTGGTCCTGGTCAACAACGTCCCCTACACGGTGATCGGCGTGATGCAGAAGAAGATGCAGATGGGGACGTACGGCGGCCCCGATGCGTCGAACGCCGTGATCCCCATCCAGACCTTCCGCGCGCAGTTCGGGCGCGATCGCCTCGCGAACGTCGTGATCCGCCCGCGGGACCCCGACCAGATGAAGGCGGCGATCACGCGCGTGCGGGAGCTGCTCAGCCCCCGGTACGGGTTCGACCCGGCCGACGAGCCGGCGTTGGGGTGCTGGGATACCGTCGAGAGCGGCAGGATCACGCGCAACGTCCTTCTCGGCATCCAGATCTTCCTCGGGATCATCGGCGGGCTCACGCTCACGATCGGCGGCGTCGGGGTTGCGAACATCATGTACGCGACCGTGAAGGAGCGTACGCGCGAGATCGGCGTGAAGATGGCGCTGGGCGCCCGGCCGGCATGGATCACCGCTCCGCTCCTGCTCGAGGGGCTCGCCTACACGCTGACCGGGGGGCTGCTCGGTCTCGTCGGCGCCACGTTCCTCGTCGCGATCCTCGGGATGATCCCGACGGACGGCAACGAGGCCCTGCAATTCCTCGGCAAGCCCACGCTCTCCCTCTCGGTGGGCCTCGCCTCGGCCGGGATCCTCGGCGCGGTGGGACTGCTCGCGGCGTATTTCCCGGCGCGACGCGCCGCGTCGGTCGACCCGGCCCAGACCCTTCGTTACGAGTGA
- a CDS encoding ABC transporter permease, with amino-acid sequence MGIGVGLKQLARDLRSQKLRTFLTTFGIVWGTVAVSLLLAFGQGLHKQLIKAQNGLGDAICIAWPSRTSIPFEGLGRGRRIRLAEEDMQLVAARADLVGGISGEYMNTLKMTFGSKTVPADVSGVVPVYGEMRNVIPRSGGRWINDLDEQQQRRVVFLGDKLATNIFGETDPVGKTVLVQGSPFTVVGVMIEKEQDSSYSGRDQDKAWIPGSTFRALTGAEYVDNFIFRAKDVAKTEAAKTQVLEIVAGKHRFDPKDKEAIGIWDTTEGTKFLDTFMLAFQAFLGIVGSLTLVVGGIGVSNIMNVVVEERTREIGIKMALGARSRWILSQFIVETLLLTAVGGAIGLGLSWSICAIFPSLGLSEYVGTPTISPFVAGVTAGLLGLIGVLAGWFPARDAASLDPVVAMKL; translated from the coding sequence GTGGGCATCGGGGTCGGCCTGAAGCAGCTCGCGCGGGACCTGCGCAGCCAGAAGCTGCGCACGTTCCTGACGACCTTCGGGATCGTCTGGGGCACCGTGGCGGTGAGCCTGCTCCTGGCCTTCGGGCAGGGGCTGCACAAGCAGCTGATCAAGGCGCAGAACGGGCTGGGCGACGCGATCTGCATCGCCTGGCCCTCGCGCACCTCGATCCCGTTCGAGGGCCTCGGCCGCGGCCGGCGCATCCGTCTCGCCGAGGAGGACATGCAGCTCGTCGCCGCCCGGGCCGATCTCGTCGGCGGAATCAGCGGCGAATACATGAACACCCTGAAGATGACCTTCGGGTCCAAGACGGTTCCCGCCGACGTCTCCGGCGTCGTCCCCGTCTACGGCGAGATGCGCAACGTCATCCCCCGCTCCGGGGGCCGCTGGATCAACGACCTCGACGAGCAGCAGCAACGCCGCGTCGTCTTCCTCGGGGACAAGCTCGCGACCAACATCTTCGGGGAGACCGACCCGGTCGGAAAAACCGTGCTCGTCCAGGGATCGCCGTTCACCGTCGTCGGCGTGATGATCGAGAAGGAGCAGGACTCGTCGTACAGCGGGCGCGACCAGGACAAGGCCTGGATCCCCGGAAGCACCTTCCGCGCCCTGACCGGCGCCGAGTACGTGGACAACTTCATCTTCCGCGCGAAGGACGTCGCGAAGACCGAGGCCGCGAAGACCCAGGTCCTCGAGATCGTCGCGGGCAAGCACCGCTTCGACCCCAAGGACAAGGAGGCGATCGGAATCTGGGACACGACCGAGGGGACGAAGTTCCTCGACACCTTCATGCTCGCGTTCCAGGCGTTCCTCGGGATCGTCGGCTCGCTGACCCTCGTCGTCGGCGGGATCGGCGTGTCGAACATCATGAACGTCGTCGTCGAGGAGCGGACGCGCGAGATCGGCATCAAGATGGCGCTGGGCGCGCGCTCGCGCTGGATCCTCTCCCAGTTCATCGTCGAGACCCTCCTGCTCACCGCGGTCGGCGGCGCGATCGGGCTCGGCCTCTCCTGGTCGATCTGCGCGATCTTCCCGTCGCTGGGCCTGTCCGAGTACGTGGGGACCCCGACGATCTCCCCCTTCGTCGCCGGCGTCACCGCGGGACTGCTCGGGCTGATCGGCGTGTTGGCGGGGTGGTTCCCGGCGCGGGACGCCGCGAGCCTCGACCCCGTCGTCGCGATGAAGCTGTAG
- a CDS encoding efflux RND transporter periplasmic adaptor subunit, which translates to MKKVIRGVLILAVVAAAALGAYAWLSGRDAGPGIKTVEVVTGSITEKAVAVGKIEPRLKFQVKSKISGIVRKAAVDVGDTVQAGQILFEIVPDPTPQEVVEAQRTLELAQAAFERAEADFRRANELGASGIVPRGDLDARRESFERTRISVAQAQDNLDLVKKGRITSGSNQMESVVRAPAGGTVLSRAVNPGDPVVPLTSYQAGTELATIAPMGDLIFKGTVDEIDVGKLQVGLPARLKIGALPDAAVTGIVTRIAPQAIERDNSKLFEVEIELDPGQHAVLRAGYSANADVVIREKKDIVLVAERLVTFEDAGKKAFVELPGAGPKDEPRKVEIKTGLSDGLNVEVVEGLKAGDRVIERPPREIKG; encoded by the coding sequence ATGAAGAAGGTCATCCGAGGAGTCCTCATCCTCGCCGTCGTCGCGGCGGCCGCGCTGGGAGCTTACGCCTGGCTTTCGGGGCGCGACGCGGGTCCCGGGATCAAGACCGTGGAGGTCGTGACCGGCTCCATCACCGAGAAGGCGGTGGCGGTCGGCAAGATCGAGCCCCGGCTCAAGTTCCAGGTGAAGTCCAAGATCTCCGGCATCGTCCGCAAGGCCGCCGTGGACGTCGGCGACACCGTCCAAGCGGGACAGATCCTCTTCGAGATCGTCCCCGACCCCACCCCCCAGGAAGTCGTCGAGGCGCAGCGGACCCTCGAGCTCGCGCAGGCCGCCTTCGAGCGGGCCGAGGCGGATTTCCGCCGCGCCAACGAGCTGGGAGCGTCGGGGATCGTCCCCCGCGGCGACCTCGATGCGAGGCGCGAGTCCTTCGAGCGGACCCGGATCTCGGTGGCGCAGGCGCAGGACAACCTCGACCTCGTCAAGAAGGGGCGGATCACCAGCGGTTCGAACCAGATGGAGTCGGTCGTCCGCGCGCCCGCGGGCGGGACCGTGTTGTCGCGGGCGGTGAACCCCGGCGATCCGGTCGTGCCGCTGACCTCGTACCAGGCGGGGACCGAGCTCGCGACGATCGCGCCGATGGGCGACCTCATCTTCAAGGGGACCGTGGACGAGATCGACGTCGGCAAGCTCCAGGTCGGCCTCCCCGCCCGTCTCAAGATCGGCGCCCTCCCCGACGCCGCCGTCACCGGGATCGTGACGCGGATCGCCCCGCAGGCGATCGAGCGCGACAACTCCAAGCTCTTCGAGGTCGAGATCGAGCTCGACCCGGGCCAGCACGCCGTGCTGCGCGCCGGGTACTCCGCCAACGCCGACGTCGTGATCCGGGAGAAGAAGGACATCGTCCTCGTCGCCGAGCGCCTCGTGACCTTCGAGGACGCGGGCAAGAAGGCGTTCGTCGAGCTCCCGGGGGCGGGCCCCAAGGACGAGCCGCGCAAGGTCGAGATCAAGACCGGCCTCTCCGACGGCCTCAACGTCGAGGTGGTCGAGGGGCTGAAGGCGGGCGATCGCGTCATCGAGCGGCCCCCGCGAGAGATCAAGGGGTAG